Proteins from a single region of Runella sp. SP2:
- a CDS encoding TonB-dependent receptor gives MKKVPSIKPLRLLVVASCFSLPVLAQKQSGEIDSQTFEIEKKKKIELPPANRLYNKLQPFTSEEDNRKLNYEFRTPKLTLGTPKITPTVLPVNGENKEDEGGNLNNYVKVGGGNYGKIYGETFIGNNTEDLAYDIHFKHLSNQTGPVDTQNSANSENRLKLNGQYIGNSFKLGGTAFYDRDNYYFYANRSTPNAEILKGNIRQTINTFGVQVGLDNIDNNKFIDYSIKTSLYRLSDRYSAAETDWGTNFSGSVPITENIFALLNADAYVSQRTDAETFKRNLFSVKPAFKFSYDAFTVTAAFKAVNETDDRLKINRTVGFPQVEVDAVPLAGVHVFAGYGGDLNRNTLRSLLGENRWLGPNVTIANTERSRDIYGGFKGELGPSFQFEGKVSYATFKNFYGFNNDWLDSTKFAVVYDADYIKVLTVSAQVGYQYQNIVRSTLRGDFYDYNVKRLEAPWGRPRSTVTWNNSFVFSKKMFATIDAYYIGGLKNKNFQTGTTHNLKSIVDLNLKIDYLLTRNFSAFASINNLLGKNYERYLYYPQQGLNFLAGLSFQF, from the coding sequence ATGAAGAAAGTCCCATCGATAAAACCGCTCCGCTTGCTGGTGGTAGCAAGTTGTTTTTCGCTGCCAGTTTTGGCACAAAAACAATCGGGAGAAATTGACAGCCAGACCTTTGAGATTGAGAAAAAGAAAAAAATTGAGCTTCCCCCCGCCAACCGTCTTTATAACAAACTGCAACCTTTTACCAGTGAGGAAGACAACCGAAAGCTAAATTATGAGTTTCGTACGCCCAAATTAACGCTCGGAACGCCCAAAATCACGCCTACGGTATTGCCAGTCAACGGTGAAAATAAAGAAGATGAAGGTGGCAACCTCAACAATTACGTCAAAGTAGGGGGTGGTAATTACGGTAAAATTTACGGTGAAACATTTATTGGTAACAATACCGAAGATTTAGCCTACGACATTCATTTCAAACATTTGTCTAACCAAACTGGACCCGTTGACACCCAAAACTCGGCCAACAGTGAAAACCGCCTAAAACTCAACGGACAGTACATCGGCAATTCGTTTAAATTGGGCGGAACGGCCTTTTACGACCGCGACAACTATTATTTTTACGCCAATCGTTCAACGCCAAACGCCGAAATTCTGAAAGGGAATATCCGCCAAACCATCAACACTTTTGGCGTACAAGTGGGGTTGGACAACATTGATAACAACAAGTTTATTGATTACTCCATCAAGACATCCTTGTACCGACTCAGCGACCGTTACAGTGCGGCTGAGACCGATTGGGGTACCAATTTTTCGGGTTCTGTTCCCATTACTGAAAACATTTTTGCGTTGTTGAATGCCGATGCCTACGTTTCTCAACGTACCGACGCTGAAACGTTCAAACGGAATTTGTTTAGTGTTAAACCAGCCTTCAAGTTTTCGTACGATGCCTTTACGGTAACGGCAGCTTTCAAAGCTGTCAACGAAACTGACGATCGCCTCAAAATCAACCGTACGGTCGGCTTCCCGCAAGTAGAAGTGGATGCCGTTCCATTGGCGGGAGTACACGTATTTGCGGGCTACGGTGGCGACCTCAACCGTAATACATTGCGCTCGTTATTGGGCGAAAATCGTTGGTTAGGCCCCAATGTTACCATCGCCAATACCGAACGTAGCCGTGACATTTACGGAGGTTTTAAAGGCGAATTAGGTCCTAGTTTTCAGTTTGAAGGAAAAGTGTCATACGCAACTTTCAAAAACTTTTACGGCTTCAACAATGATTGGTTGGATAGTACCAAATTTGCGGTGGTGTATGATGCCGACTACATCAAAGTATTGACCGTGTCGGCCCAAGTGGGGTACCAATACCAAAACATTGTTCGCTCGACGCTTCGGGGAGATTTTTATGATTACAACGTCAAACGCCTAGAAGCACCTTGGGGCCGTCCACGTTCGACGGTGACTTGGAATAACTCCTTTGTCTTTAGTAAAAAAATGTTTGCAACCATCGATGCCTATTACATTGGTGGGTTAAAAAACAAAAACTTTCAAACAGGCACAACGCACAACCTCAAGTCCATCGTCGATTTAAACCTAAAAATAGATTATTTGTTGACGCGTAATTTTTCGGCATTCGCTTCCATCAATAACCTATTAGGTAAGAACTACGAACGCTACTTGTATTATCCGCAACAGGGTCTCAACTTCTTAGCGGGATTGTCGTTTCAGTTTTAG
- a CDS encoding SPOR domain-containing protein → MISVLDYTRKLLYEHDCVVLPDLGGFLAYFSHAFYSEQNALYHAPQKRVAFNEALKLDDGLLTHYMTINEQITREEAQTRIRQFVEEIKNTIKEKGNYTLEGIGILDTNDEGKLQFEPTVDTNFYAEGFGLKSVSLAPAASIDVAAKTNEDWTSDDRPAEELEQEIPRRRRTRIVMYIGGALLIGTVFFASITQLPSESLKSSLNPFELVTTVKGWLATDKKTNTVKKEEVVATESVVAPKEEVVSEVVAQEESVVANKKEEEPVAVTKETAKVEAKQVAPVSNQETVVTPAPSSDVNGEFLVIAGGFSKIENARNLTAKLQNNGYSDATILNPEPTDGKLIIVSAIACESSAKAKSQVAQISRLAGAKAYVIHK, encoded by the coding sequence ATGATTTCTGTCCTAGATTACACCCGTAAACTATTGTATGAACATGACTGCGTCGTGCTCCCCGATTTGGGTGGTTTTTTGGCGTATTTTAGTCATGCGTTTTACAGCGAGCAAAACGCCCTTTACCATGCACCGCAGAAGCGTGTGGCCTTCAACGAGGCGTTGAAACTAGACGACGGATTGCTGACTCACTACATGACCATCAACGAACAAATTACGCGGGAGGAAGCCCAAACGCGCATTCGTCAGTTTGTGGAGGAGATCAAAAATACCATCAAAGAAAAAGGAAACTATACCTTGGAGGGTATCGGTATCCTTGATACCAACGACGAAGGTAAACTTCAATTTGAACCAACAGTTGATACTAATTTTTATGCTGAAGGCTTTGGATTAAAGTCAGTTTCGCTGGCTCCTGCTGCTTCCATTGACGTAGCTGCAAAAACCAATGAAGATTGGACTTCTGACGACCGTCCTGCGGAAGAACTAGAACAGGAAATCCCGCGCCGCCGCCGTACCCGAATTGTGATGTACATCGGTGGGGCACTGTTGATTGGTACGGTGTTTTTTGCCAGCATTACCCAGCTTCCATCCGAAAGTTTAAAGTCAAGCCTCAATCCTTTTGAATTAGTGACGACGGTAAAGGGCTGGTTAGCAACTGATAAAAAAACTAACACTGTTAAAAAAGAGGAGGTTGTAGCGACTGAAAGTGTGGTTGCGCCGAAGGAAGAGGTTGTTAGTGAGGTAGTTGCTCAAGAGGAATCCGTTGTAGCGAACAAAAAAGAGGAGGAACCAGTAGCCGTTACAAAAGAAACTGCGAAAGTTGAAGCAAAACAAGTTGCGCCTGTTTCAAACCAAGAAACGGTGGTAACTCCCGCGCCAAGTTCGGATGTAAATGGGGAGTTTTTGGTGATTGCGGGGGGATTTTCTAAAATTGAAAATGCCCGTAACCTTACCGCCAAGCTCCAAAACAACGGTTACAGCGATGCTACGATTTTGAATCCAGAGCCAACCGATGGTAAGCTTATCATTGTATCGGCTATCGCTTGCGAGTCATCGGCAAAAGCCAAATCACAAGTTGCACAAATCAGTCGCTTGGCAGGTGCAAAAGCGTACGTGATTCATAAATAA
- a CDS encoding energy transducer TonB, which produces MSMLVNTKEDREHQMIGFAGATIITSALITITLFVKIYHALPKTEAIEYVEVNFGTDDAGYGKIQTYNKASDSPRAENVKKSDDTPKVKATPTPKVTPPPTPKVETPKPVKTAPVKPPITSKLESPVETKEDTKPTKTESKSTTPAPPAPTKPAPEPKKVDQDALFKKSSGSSKGSNGTNGTASGTGGNNNGDKPGTVGDQGNPKGSIDAGSLYGKPGGAKTGLALNVSGWGMGARPQVNDDSDESGRIVFEITVDDTGDIIGVRVKESTVSQSVVEVYKRAVSRMKLVPKSENVPSTSKGTITFNIKSR; this is translated from the coding sequence ATGTCGATGCTTGTCAATACGAAAGAAGACAGAGAGCACCAAATGATAGGATTTGCGGGTGCGACTATCATTACCTCTGCGCTTATTACGATTACACTTTTTGTGAAAATTTATCATGCGCTTCCCAAAACAGAAGCCATAGAATACGTGGAAGTAAATTTTGGAACGGACGATGCGGGTTACGGAAAAATCCAGACTTATAACAAAGCGAGTGATTCGCCACGGGCTGAAAACGTAAAAAAATCGGATGACACGCCCAAGGTAAAAGCCACGCCAACGCCCAAAGTGACCCCACCACCCACGCCTAAAGTTGAAACGCCTAAACCAGTAAAAACGGCGCCCGTAAAACCACCCATTACGAGTAAATTGGAAAGTCCCGTTGAGACAAAGGAAGATACCAAACCTACAAAAACCGAGTCAAAATCAACGACGCCCGCCCCGCCTGCTCCTACAAAACCTGCCCCTGAGCCCAAAAAAGTGGACCAAGATGCTTTGTTTAAAAAATCATCGGGTAGCTCAAAAGGAAGCAATGGAACCAACGGAACCGCCTCGGGAACGGGTGGAAATAACAATGGTGATAAACCTGGAACGGTAGGTGACCAAGGGAATCCCAAAGGTAGCATCGACGCTGGAAGTCTCTATGGTAAGCCAGGCGGTGCTAAAACAGGCTTGGCCCTCAACGTATCAGGGTGGGGAATGGGTGCCCGTCCGCAAGTGAATGACGATTCTGACGAGTCAGGGCGAATTGTTTTTGAAATTACGGTGGATGATACGGGTGACATCATCGGGGTGCGGGTAAAAGAATCAACCGTTAGCCAGTCGGTGGTAGAAGTCTATAAACGTGCGGTTAGCCGTATGAAACTGGTACCAAAGTCGGAAAATGTACCCTCTACTTCCAAAGGAACCATTACTTTTAATATCAAGAGTAGATAA
- a CDS encoding folylpolyglutamate synthase/dihydrofolate synthase family protein, translating into MNYEQTISYLYSRLPAFHRVGAAAMKAGLTNITALCEALGNPHTQFKSIHVAGTNGKGSTSHLLSAVLQSAGYTVGLHTSPHLKSFTERFKINGQPCPTQTIVDFVANHQALIERIQPSFFEISVALAFDYFAQQRVDIAIIEVGLGGRLDSTNIITPILSVITNISFDHTDLLGDTLEKIAGEKAGIIKTHVPVVISETQPKTEPVFRVKAHECHAPIVFADQHFQIMDTSLAAGYREVTVKSINSVIKTYKLDLLGIYQAKNVLGVLQAVEELRVQGWEISDVQLEAGLAQATQLSQFKGRWQVLQQNPMVVADVAHNYGGLKETLNQLHYYDYTGLRFVLGFVKDKDVAGVLGLFPKDATYYFCAADLPRSLPSVELQTVAATLGLLGETYHSVTEALNAALSESLPTDIIYIGGSTFVVAEV; encoded by the coding sequence ATGAACTACGAACAAACCATCTCTTATTTGTACAGCCGCTTGCCCGCTTTTCATCGCGTAGGAGCAGCGGCGATGAAAGCAGGATTGACCAACATTACGGCCCTGTGTGAAGCATTGGGAAACCCACATACCCAGTTTAAAAGTATTCACGTGGCGGGCACAAATGGAAAGGGGAGTACTTCACATTTGCTTTCGGCAGTGTTACAATCTGCGGGCTATACGGTTGGCTTACATACATCTCCGCACTTAAAATCGTTTACCGAACGCTTTAAAATCAATGGACAACCGTGTCCAACGCAAACGATTGTGGACTTTGTCGCCAACCACCAAGCCCTTATTGAGCGCATACAACCTTCATTTTTTGAAATAAGTGTGGCGTTGGCGTTTGATTATTTTGCTCAACAACGGGTGGATATTGCCATCATTGAAGTGGGTTTGGGTGGACGGCTGGACTCTACAAACATTATCACACCCATTTTATCGGTCATCACCAACATCAGTTTCGATCATACTGATTTGTTGGGGGATACCTTAGAAAAAATTGCGGGAGAAAAAGCAGGAATTATTAAAACCCATGTCCCAGTAGTGATTTCAGAAACTCAGCCTAAGACGGAACCCGTCTTTCGGGTCAAAGCCCATGAATGTCATGCGCCCATTGTCTTTGCTGATCAACACTTCCAAATCATGGATACTTCGCTAGCTGCTGGGTATCGAGAAGTTACTGTTAAGTCTATTAATTCAGTAATTAAAACCTACAAACTAGACTTACTTGGTATTTATCAGGCTAAAAATGTCTTGGGTGTATTGCAGGCTGTTGAAGAATTAAGAGTGCAAGGGTGGGAGATAAGCGACGTACAGCTAGAAGCAGGTTTGGCCCAGGCCACGCAGTTGAGTCAATTCAAAGGTCGTTGGCAAGTGTTACAACAAAACCCAATGGTGGTGGCTGATGTGGCTCACAATTACGGTGGGCTCAAAGAAACCCTAAATCAGCTCCATTACTACGATTACACAGGATTGCGTTTTGTACTTGGTTTTGTCAAAGACAAAGATGTAGCTGGCGTACTTGGGTTATTTCCCAAAGATGCGACTTACTATTTTTGCGCGGCTGATTTACCAAGGTCCTTGCCTTCAGTTGAACTACAAACAGTTGCGGCCACTTTAGGTTTATTGGGGGAGACGTATCACTCCGTAACGGAAGCTTTAAACGCAGCCCTTAGTGAATCCTTACCTACCGATATAATTTATATTGGCGGTAGCACTTTCGTCGTTGCTGAGGTTTGA
- the trmB gene encoding tRNA (guanosine(46)-N7)-methyltransferase TrmB, with the protein MSRQKLIRFAANALATNVLEVGKPLYETIKGKWNETYFLNNNPIVLELACGKGEYTVGLAQVFPEKNFIGIDVKGDRLAIGSQQALDLGLKNVAFLRTNVEFLQNFFEAGEVAEIWITFPDPFNIKKSLRRRLTHPHFLEKYVAVIKKDGLLHLKTDNRELFDFTLEELAQFGFYDLVATFDLYQSELHAEHFGIKTRFEKIFTEKGFPVHYLRGRFLRN; encoded by the coding sequence TTGAGCCGTCAGAAACTTATACGTTTTGCTGCAAACGCGCTGGCTACCAATGTATTAGAGGTAGGAAAGCCCCTGTATGAAACCATTAAAGGAAAATGGAACGAAACCTACTTTTTGAACAATAATCCGATTGTACTTGAATTGGCGTGTGGAAAAGGGGAATATACGGTCGGATTGGCCCAAGTTTTTCCAGAAAAGAATTTTATTGGCATTGATGTCAAAGGAGACCGCCTGGCGATAGGCAGTCAGCAGGCTCTTGACCTTGGTTTAAAAAACGTAGCCTTTTTAAGAACAAATGTTGAGTTTCTTCAAAATTTTTTTGAAGCAGGGGAGGTTGCCGAAATTTGGATAACTTTTCCTGACCCGTTCAATATTAAAAAGAGCCTGAGACGTCGATTAACGCATCCTCACTTTTTGGAAAAATACGTGGCTGTTATTAAAAAAGACGGGCTGTTGCATTTAAAAACTGATAATAGAGAGCTTTTTGACTTTACTTTAGAGGAGCTTGCGCAGTTTGGGTTTTATGATTTGGTTGCAACTTTTGACCTTTATCAGTCAGAATTACACGCCGAACACTTCGGAATTAAGACGCGTTTTGAGAAAATTTTTACCGAAAAAGGCTTTCCAGTTCACTATTTGCGGGGTCGCTTTTTAAGAAATTAA
- the gap gene encoding type I glyceraldehyde-3-phosphate dehydrogenase: protein MTKVKVAINGFGRIGRLAYRQIYNMPGIDVVAINDLTSPSVLAHLLKYDTAQGKFNETVTSTDNSIIVNGEEVTIYAQRNPAEIPWGAHDVDVVLECTGFFTDKAKAEAHITAGAKRVVISAPATGDLKTIVFNVNHSILDGSETIISCASCTTNCLAPMAKALNDNFGIEIGSMTTVHAYTNDQNTLDAPHPKGDLRRARAAASNIVPNSTGAAKAIGLVLPELKGKLDGGAQRVPTITGSLTELTVILNKKVTLEEVNAAMKAASNESFGYNEDEIVSSDIIGTSFGSLFDATQTKVVTVGDKQLVKTVSWYDNEMSYVSQLVRTVKFFAQLISQ, encoded by the coding sequence ATGACAAAAGTGAAAGTAGCAATCAACGGCTTTGGACGTATCGGAAGATTAGCATACCGTCAGATTTACAACATGCCAGGTATTGACGTAGTAGCTATTAATGACCTTACTAGCCCTTCTGTACTAGCCCATTTGCTAAAATACGACACAGCTCAAGGTAAATTCAACGAAACTGTTACATCTACAGATAATAGTATTATCGTTAATGGTGAAGAAGTTACTATCTATGCTCAAAGAAACCCCGCAGAAATTCCTTGGGGAGCACACGACGTGGACGTAGTATTAGAATGTACTGGTTTCTTTACTGATAAAGCCAAAGCAGAAGCTCACATTACTGCTGGTGCAAAGCGCGTTGTTATCAGCGCCCCTGCTACTGGTGACCTTAAAACAATTGTTTTCAACGTTAACCACTCTATTTTGGATGGTTCTGAAACAATTATTAGCTGCGCAAGCTGTACTACCAACTGCCTTGCTCCAATGGCAAAGGCATTAAACGACAACTTTGGCATCGAAATTGGTAGCATGACCACTGTGCACGCTTACACAAACGACCAAAATACCCTTGATGCTCCTCACCCTAAAGGCGATTTGAGACGTGCAAGAGCTGCTGCCTCTAACATCGTTCCTAATAGCACAGGTGCAGCTAAAGCAATAGGCTTAGTATTGCCTGAACTAAAAGGAAAACTGGACGGCGGTGCGCAACGTGTACCAACCATCACTGGTAGCTTAACCGAATTGACTGTTATTTTGAACAAGAAAGTAACGCTTGAAGAAGTAAATGCTGCAATGAAAGCCGCTAGCAACGAAAGTTTCGGATATAATGAGGACGAAATAGTGAGCAGCGACATCATCGGAACTTCATTCGGTAGCTTGTTTGATGCAACGCAAACAAAAGTTGTTACAGTTGGCGATAAACAATTGGTGAAAACTGTAAGCTGGTACGACAACGAAATGAGCTACGTAAGCCAGCTCGTTCGTACAGTTAAGTTTTTTGCACAATTGATTTCTCAATAA